In Solenopsis invicta isolate M01_SB chromosome 13, UNIL_Sinv_3.0, whole genome shotgun sequence, one DNA window encodes the following:
- the LOC105198953 gene encoding fibrinogen silencer-binding protein isoform X2, translating into MHYAVGISENFNSCSFVYENMEQNKKGRTKNFTVSEKMLLIELVRERCKILENKTTNTVSVKEKEDCWEDLRLNFMYRSNGVSRCVQSLKTCWDNMKKRTKKQYAEEKQAIYKTGGGQYKAISDPVAERVREIIRPSVEGLLNVFDNDCIEGSQILIKMWNS; encoded by the exons aattcatGCAGTTTTGTTTATGAAAATATGgagcaaaataaaaaaggaagaaccAAGAATTTTACAGTATCGGAGAAAATGCTTCTCATTGAATTAGTGCGTGAAAGatgtaaaatattagaaaataaaacaacaaatacaGTTTctgtgaaagaaaaagaagattgTTGGGAAGACTTGAGACTTAATTTCATGTACCGTTCCAATGGAGTTTCACGATGTGTACAGTCTCTAAAAACATGTTGGGACAATATGAAAAAGAGAACTAAAAAACAATATGCTGAAGAGAAACaagcaatttataaaactg gcGGAGGACAATATAAAGCTATAAGTGATCCAGTAGCTGAGCGAGTACGGGAAATAATAAGACCGTCAGTAGAAGGCTTATTGAATGTTTTTGATAATGACTGCATCGAAGGATCTCAAA ttttgataaaaatgtggAATTCGTAG